The region GGACGCCCTGAAAGTCGGTCAAACCTCGGGCATGTACGGCCGCGACCGAACTCCCGGCGTGTAATCGACTTTACGCGCGGCACCGCGGCGAGAGTGCTCCCCGATCGGCTTCCGTCGCCCTGCAACTTCGGCGGCGTGCCAGACGGCCTAACGCGGCGGCTGTTGACGAGGCGGCTGACGCTGGACCGTGTTGACCCGGGGACCGGCCGGTACGCGGTTGGCCGCCGCCGGCGGCTGAGCGCCGGGTGGGGCCGCCGGCATTTGCGGCGGCGGCGGCGCCGTCTGAGCCTGCACGAGCTTCCAGCCGCTGGGAATCTTCGGCTTCGAGAAATCGCCCTGCAGAATGCGCAACGGCGAGTTGATCGCCACTTCGTGGAACTGATGATCGGTGAACTTCTTGCCGCCCGGCAGCACCACGCGCAGCGCGTACGGCAACAGATTCTGGCCTTTCCACTGCAGAATCAACGTCGCCATGGAGAAGTTGGCCGCGTCGCGCTGGTGGCGCGGGTAGGCCTCGATCCAGATACTGCCTTGTTGGCCGTTGCCCCGCTGATCGGCCGGCGTCACGATCCGCATCCAGTAGCGCTGCTTGAGCTTCGCCACCTCGGCATTGAACAAGAACGGTAGCGGTCCGTCGACGATCGCCTTGCCTTGCAACTCGGGCGGCAGTTGGCGCTCGATCACCTGTTTTTGCTGGGCGTCGAACTCGAACACCGATTGGCCGTCGCAAATCCAATGTTCGCCGTTGTCGACGCGATACAGGCCTTTGTCCGGCGAGCGGTATTTCAG is a window of Pirellulales bacterium DNA encoding:
- a CDS encoding TIGR03009 domain-containing protein — translated: QPPARRAAGPPLAQQAVRQAQAPPRPNQPPPATAPPAPAEPMPPAPRAPFQLTAAEAAELDLVLKQWEQATQGINDMSCAFDRWETDQVFNKVSQAKGELKYRSPDKGLYRVDNGEHWICDGQSVFEFDAQQKQVIERQLPPELQGKAIVDGPLPFLFNAEVAKLKQRYWMRIVTPADQRGNGQQGSIWIEAYPRHQRDAANFSMATLILQWKGQNLLPYALRVVLPGGKKFTDHQFHEVAINSPLRILQGDFSKPKIPSGWKLVQAQTAPPPPQMPAAPPGAQPPAAANRVPAGPRVNTVQRQPPRQQPPR